From the genome of Asterias rubens chromosome 13, eAstRub1.3, whole genome shotgun sequence:
ACAGAATTACCATGAGGAGAGTGAGGCTGCCATCAACAGGCAGCTCAACCTGACGATGTACGCATCTTACACGTACTTATCAATGGTAAGCtgtctgttttcttttctttttttgcgaTGCCCCGATCCTGTCAGATTTACACGGCTGCCCCACCACTAAACTCCACCTCCCATAAACTCCAAAAGGGAAATGTATATACTATttgttttctcatcaaataaattttcagatagaaatatttcaagggatgtcctctgtcatcatcattagaccgtgtaagttgtaATGTCATGATCTTAgagttttgtttcttaccaatttcaTATacgtttgttgtgttgtcatatATACCTCGAGAAAGGTTTTGCTAGGGGCAAAACGTCAGACCATAAACTATTTTATGCCTGATAGGAGTATTTTTACTTGCTGGGGAAACAAGAGTGCGTTATCAAACGATTTACCAGCACAACTCGTCGACGGGTAGAACCACtgggtgtgtgtggggggggggggggggaagtcaCAAAGTTCCAGAAGTGGGCACCGGACGCGGCGACCCGTGGGCTTTTGAAGGGTGTATGGTTGACCATAGCCTTTTCGAATTAACGGCTTCGGCTCCGgactcggctcaggctagcttggccccgcagttattttgaaaattgcgcgtgttttgcgtacgtgctcagggcttcagactaGAAACCTGAAGCTGAATTCAAAGATGAAGCCGTGCATTCGAAAAGGGTATAGCAtgcatttataataatttatacaatcaacattAAATTAAGATATGGTTTTCCCAACAATAGTCGGCATATTTCGGCAGAGCCGACATCGCCGTTCCATGTGCACATGAGTTCTTCAAGAGGGCACACGAAGAGGAGCAGGCCCACTTGTGGAAGCTGATCAAATTTCAGAACATGCGAGGAGGCGTTGTTGGTCTGCAGGACGTCGTGAAACCAGACAGAGACGAATGGGGATCCCTCCTGGAGGCAATCGGGAAGTCACTGGAGCTCGAGAAACAAGTCAACCAATCACTGCTGGATCTTCATGCGATTGCAGACAGACATGGTGACGCACAGGTAGGCCTACGTCACGTGTCACGTGCAAACCTTGTTCAGTTTGCTGCTGACTAGCCTgtacatctgacgtcacatttcgaAACGCGTGAATCACGCCAGAGATCTACCATTGAGCCTACGTCAATCCCCACCCACATCACCTTTCATCAACATTTGTATAACATGGAGAATCGAATAACAAGACGTATAGAAACAATATTACATGAAAGTACATTATACTGTACTTATACACAGCGCGCACTGCACCAACCGAAAGTGATTTCTGTCCATATTGTTGTCAGCTGCACCCATGTCACCTCGGACCAccaaacacagatatggaatgCTTACGTTACTGTATGTTTTATCCGCAATCATTGTATcgaatgaaatcactggttctgatcATTATGTCTTTATTATCCGCGGAGACTATTCTAGCCAATGATGGTCCACATCCCCCAATCCCATTTGAACCGGGGTGAAAGGCAGTGAAAGAAAACGGGATTATCAAAacttttgttatatttttcttCTGATCGTACCACACCCACTGCGGTGGGCTTCACCAATAATGCCCGCATGCGACGAAAACAACGTTGTAAGAGTACACATCAAACGATAAAAAAAGAGCGGCCATTAAAAGGGTTTGCCTTCAAATCTCTCAAGATGTTCTGTTTGGAATTACTCCTTATCTTTTTCTGTGGGCACGTTTGGTGATTGTCGAAGACCAATTTATTTaaacttggtgtttcccaacaaaataaaaaataaaaggggaaatttgggctcaatatttGTCATAGaggttgaaataaaataatgagagaaaaacatcCTTCTTGCATAATAAttggcttcatgcctgaagtagtgagaaataacccctTTCTCTTCTTCGGAGGGAGCCATGTCTTATactacaacagctctccattgccaaTTAACTTTTTTAAGCTTGCAATTATTGTGAGATATTACTAATAATGTCCGGTGCCTTTGCAACTGTTCTTCATCccttatgaaataataaacaattgtgGCTTTACTCTCGTTCGTAGATGTGCGAGTGGATTGGAGCGAACTTTCTGACCAATCAAGTGCTGACCATCCAAGAGCTTGGAAATCACATCACTCAGCTTGGCCGGGTGGGTGCTGGTCTTGGAGAGTACATCTACGACAAGGAATCGCTGTGTAACCCACAGTGTTTGTGTGTCCGCCGCCAACCCCCTAAATGTAcatgcaaataattattgtccaTCTCCTCACAAACGggtatagacttgtggacaagtcgttattGGTCTGTCGCGGTTAGATAATCGAGTCGTGAAAGTGGCATAATAAGACTCCAAGATGCTCTCGCGCGAAACTGCTGGCTGCCGACTGAAATGAGACTGCGCGAGATCAGTAGTCTCGCGGGAATGTCGCGGGAGTCGCAGAGACAGTCAGATCGCTATCACCTCGACAT
Proteins encoded in this window:
- the LOC117298446 gene encoding soma ferritin-like, which codes for MQEVRNNIIRQNYHEESEAAINRQLNLTMYASYTYLSMSAYFGRADIAVPCAHEFFKRAHEEEQAHLWKLIKFQNMRGGVVGLQDVVKPDRDEWGSLLEAIGKSLELEKQVNQSLLDLHAIADRHGDAQMCEWIGANFLTNQVLTIQELGNHITQLGRVGAGLGEYIYDKESLCNPQCLCVRRQPPKCTCK